TAGTCCTGGCACTTTGCCTCTCAGACTGCTGCAGGGCGCATACCTCCAACTCCTGCCAGACCCGCCCCCGGCTCACCTCCCCCCTCCGCTACTTGCTCACTCAAACGTCTGGGGTGTTGCAGGAGCAGGAGCTGGAGCCCTCCGGGGTGTGGGGGACGGCAGCTGCCAGTGGGTAGGGCCACATGGCTGTTCTCCAAGGACGTGGCTGTGTGTCCTGCAGGCTCCTCTCTCCAGGGATGGCCACAAGGTGACCACCCTGCCTTGAAAAATCCAGGCAGCATTGCTGGCCAGGCCTCAGCACTGTGTGTCAGAACGTGGCCATTTCAGAAGCATTGGGGATGGGGTGGAATTTGGTTGTATTTCTTGGTCATTTGGCTGAAAACAGTGGTCTATTAGCAAAGGACACTCTGTtttatgtaaatgtgtgtgtgcaggtgtcaTGCCTTCAAGCCATGCTCCAAAGACCTGTAGACCGAGGGTCCTACCTTCTTTTGTGTCCAGGACACCTAGGCACACAGAGGTAACCATATTTTGAGATATGGTTGtcacaaagtttttaaaaattacgaCTGATGTGCATTTCATTAGTAACATGTTTTTTCTGTCATCTCGGTTGGTGATGAATGTGCCTTATTGCCGTTTCTGCAGTTTGTTGCCAATATTTGTAATTGAAGGAAACGCTAAGTTTCAGTGAGAGGATGGTGAAAATAAAGACGAAATTTCCTCCCCATTCAAGGTCATGGACCCCTGAATTCAGCTCATGACCCCGGTGGTTATGAGCCTTGTGTGGTGAACCCTGTCCATACACCCAGGGCAAGCTGCCCTCAGAGAGACGTTGGGGCCACTTTGAAGCCGCAAATGACAGGCCACTGTTGCATTTTGGTTTACCTAAATGTGATCTTTAggacattttgaattaattttgaacatttaaaaattgggagatgGCTCAGAAAAGTCCAAATTGTtagcttcttttttaaagagcagaatTGGGCTGGCTTTACCCGCGGGAGTGATTGGAACAGGGCGTGGACACTGTCGTGAGGTGCCCACCTCTCTCCACGCTGACAGCCAGCTGGCCTTGTCCTTGTTCAGGGACATTTGGTCTTGTGATTCCAGTGGCCGCCCAACTCTGCCGCCCACCTCTTGGTCTAAGGGCGCGGCCCGGGAGGCCACCTGGGACCctgtggaggaaggagagagcccCCAAAGCCGGGGTGCTGTGGGGCTTGGCCTCAGGGGCCCCCTGAGAGGCTGTCTGCGGAGAGCTCCCCTGGGGGCTCCCTCTGGGGCGGAGTCTTCCCCAGGGAGGTCGCACCTGATTCGGGATGTTCTTCATTCCTCTTCCAAAATGTGCCCTCGGGCATGTGTGGTGTGGAGCAGGGGTTTTGTGGTTGGAAGGTCTCACTTGGGGTTTGCTCACTGGTGATTAAACCACTTCTGTCACCAGGAGTGTTTGTTTGCAAAGCTCCTTACCCCCCACAGGGAGGGCTCCTGAGAGAGGCAGCGTCCTCCTCCCAGAGGCAGGTGAAAGCCACAGCACAAGATGCCGCTGTCCCACGGCTGCTTGCTCAGAGCACGTCCCTGTGATGTGGCACACACCATGCGAGGACCAGGCCCTGCAGCAGGCTGGGAATGGCCTGGCCCCATGTTGGGGCTTCTCCCCCTGCTTTGGGGGCTGCACCTGTCCCAGGAGCACCTGCTTTGGCCTGGACTTGCTCCCCTTGGAGGAGTGCGTCCTCCAGATCCAAGTCCCCAGAAGGGTCATGCCATGGCAGAAGTCACAGAATTCCATAGAAAGTTCCAGGATGACTCTTGAGCTGGCCGGAGCTGCCTGTTGGGGGTTGGGAGGGGTGACCTGGGGTGGCCCCCTGGGGTCTGTGTGGCCCTGGGATAGGCACAGGAGACCAAGATGTGCTGGTGCTACCTTCGGGGAGTGTGTTGTTAACCTGGGTTGGCAGGATCAGGTGATCGTGCTGTGAAAGTATGAACAGCCCTGGCCCTTCTAACTCTATTTTCTAGCCActgtctggggtggggggcagggagtaCGGGGTGGGGGGTTGGTTCTTGGGCATTTGCAGCCAGGACAGTGGCAGAGGTTCCAGTGCCCTGGCCTAGCCTCCTTCAAGCCTGCTGTGCGAGACTCCCCCACACCTGACTCCCCTGGTGGGAAGCTGTGTGCCCACGTGGGCCTCGTGAGGTTGGGGCTCCtggggcagagagaacagcacaCGCAGTCTAGGTACTGCCTGGTTATGTGCCCGGCGGCCTTGTTCCCTCCCAGCCTCAGGGGTCAAGAAGACAGGTCTGTTGTCGGTGTGTTGACAGTGAGCTAAGTCTGGAGTTCATCTCGCTCCCGGCTTGTCTGCAGACAACCGCCCATCTGTCCTTCTCAAAGCCTGGacggtggggtgggctgggccgGGTCGGTGAGAGGGAGCTGCAGCCCcgacaggagggagggagcagagaggacaTTGCTGCATCTTGGTCGGAGGCCTGAGCTCCTGGGTCAGCTTCTAACTCAACCTGGGGCCTTGGCCAGTCACCGCTTTTCTCTGCACATTGGGGTGCTATCCCTTCCATCTCCCATGCACTGGGCCCCCATTCCTTTGGGGGTGGTGGCTGTGGGCGTGTCCTGAGATGAGAGATAACCCGAGTCTGTCTttcccccttctcccccaggtCGGGAGCAGTTCCACGGCCTGGGCTCTATGTACTGCCGGGGGGCGGCGGCCGTCATCCTCACCTACGACGTGAATCACCCGCAGAGCCTGGTGGAGCTGGAGGACAGGTTCCTCGGCCTGACCGAGACGGCCAGCAAGGACTGCCTCTTCGCCATCGTGGGGAACAAGGTGGACCTCACTGAGGAGGGGGCCCCGGAGAGCCCGGAGCAGGAAGGGTGTAGCCCCGGGAAGGCCGGCAGCGGCGGTGCCCCTCCCAGGGTGCCCAAGCAGGTGCAGCCCGAGGACGCGGTGGCCCTTTATAAAAAGATCCTGAAGTACAAGATGCTGGATGAGAAGGACATGCCGGCCGCTGAGCAGATGTGCTTCGAGACCAGCGCCAAAACCGGGTACAATGTGGACCTCCTGTTTGAGACCCTGTTTGACATGGTTGTGCCGACAATCTTGCGGCAGAGAGCAGAGGGGCTGTCGCAAACCGTGGATATAACCAGTTACAAGCCGCCCAAACGGACCAGATCTGGGTGCTGTGCCTGAGCTGCCCGGGCCGCTCTGACTCGCGGTTTGTGCACTTGGGAAGGGGTCTGGCCAGGCGAGCTGTGGTCTGAAGGACAGAAAATCGAGGGATAATGTTATAGGACAGTGCACGGAGCAGAACATCGGAGTGAAATGACAGCTAGTTACTGAGAGAAGGTCAGTGTGGATAGAGTCTCCTCAGTCTCCGTCGGGTGTGTTGGGAGGAAGAGAAACAGCATCCTCTGCAAAAACCCACCTGCAGCGCTGCAACACCTGGCGCTTTCTCACCTCACCGCCGCCCCGCACTGGCGCTTCATGACCCGCCCCCCGTGGTCCTCGGGTCCTGTGCACCTGCCTGTGTCAGCACGCTCGGCTGTTACCGTGCCATGTCCCTTCTGTGTTTGTTGTTGCTCTCAAATGTTTCTCTTCACTGTGAGTTGGCTTTGGTCCATTTGGTACTTGTATCTGGATGCACGATAATAGTGATTTTCACCATGTTAATTTATACAAAATCAGGAAAACTGTTTTTATATTGATTGCGGCAGTGTGagctatatatattattaaagagGATTTTGGGAAAAGCCTTGGTGTTGAGACTGAACTAATTTGGACTGTATTAGTGCCTCCAGGGGACCCGTTGCTGGGGGGTGCTGGGGAGATAGTTGTGGACTTgagatatttctctttctgtaaaagCTACATAAAATCCTTACAAAttccagaatatttattttttttatttttatattttattttaagttttaaaattgttttaatttcagagtattatggggtacaaaactttttggttacatgaattgcttttgcacagtttgagtcaaagtcgtaagtgtgtccatcacccagatagtgtgcactgtacccgttaggtgtgaatttacctatttccacctctcccctcccgcctgcttgatttccgttgaattTTACTCCCATATGTGCACAcgagtgctgatcggttagttccaatttagtagtgagtacatgtggtgtttgtttttccattcttgtgatacttcacttaaaaggatggtctccagttccatccaggttgttacaaaaggtattagttcaccacttttttatggctgagtagtactccatggtatacatatactgcatttatTAATCTACTTATGTGTTaatgcacttgggttgtttccacatctttgcaattgtgaattatgctggtacaaacattcgagtgcaagtgtcttgtttataaaatatctttttttcctttaggtaaattcccagtagtgagattgctggatcaaatggcaggtctactttcagttgagggatctccatactgttttccaaggaggttgtactagtttgcagtcccaccagcaattcCAGAATATTTAGATTGGCCCATCTGCCTAGATTTCTTGAATGCCAATAACGATAGCAAAGCTGACAGCTCTGGTTCTGCCGAAGGCTGTTCAGGGCCCCTGCGGATTCTGCCGTGGATCGTGGTGCCTCAGCTGCCTCGTCGTTTGATGCCAGATGAGAAGTCAGGAggctatattttttgttttcctagaaaTATAGCTGCCAGCAAGCAGGCCAGAGCCAGGGCTTCTTGTGGGGAAGGAAGTGCAGGAGGCAGGAGACCAGGGCCATGGGCGTCTCGGGCAGCACTTATTTCCTTTGGGGGTGCTCATGGTTTGTTGAAGGCCTATGACCTCTGGTTTCTGGGCTGCTCCAGGCCCAACTCCTTTGCTCCTGTGACATGAGCATTTTCAGTTAAGCGGTCAAACTCGGGCAGAGTAGGAAATGCAGACATAGCCCTGCATGGACTGCACTTCTCAGGCAAGGTCTCCTGCTACCAGGGTGTGTCTCAAGGTCTGAACTTCACTTTCCCAACAGCAGCCCATTGAAAAGTGAATGCCGATCAGTCTGACTGGTTACTTTTCATTGATTTGGCTGAGTTTACCACTGTAGGGCCAGAagttatgtttattttccataaagCACATCTTTGTTAGTGACGCATTGAGGAAACATGCTACCCAATGACACCCTGGGATCTTTCTTTGAAacctacagagaaagaaaaaggatcatCTGACATATTTTTGCAGGTCATGCTTGAAGACAGGAGTGGGCTGAAATAATTCCTGAGGTCCTTTCTTCCAAATTTCCTTTGATTTGATTTACCATCTGCTCTGAGCACCCAGCAGCTTGTTCCCCTGGAGGGCTACACACTCTGGTGATGGTGCCCGTGGGTGGCACGTTCTCCACCAACTCCACCTCAGCAGTTCACCCTGTATTTGTTGCCCTGAAAATAAACATCATGGTGGGCTCCTTTTAAATCAGTTCCCCCAAGCAGTGGGCATTGCAGTCTCTCCTATACTTGCAACTTCTAGCTGCTTCGTGCTGGCACAAGGGACTGATTCAGCAAACGGCCATCGATTCGCGACGCTCCCCATCCTGTCTGGAGCTGAACCATTGGGAAGTTAGGATGATGGTGCTGTCACAGGCCTCCTGGCCCCGTGTGCTGGGCTGTGTCCCCAGTGGACTTCAGATACCAGATGGGCTCCTTACTCTAGTGAGCCTGGTCTGGGGTCCCACTCACACGGGAGCCAGGTCAGCTCTTGGGAAGCTTGAGGTCTGTCAGCTGGGTGACTCGGCCCCTGGAGATGGTGCAGATTTTTCTGCTGGGCGTGAGTTTGACCTCGAGCCTCCTCCTGTCCTTTGTACCAATGAGGCGGCTCCAGGGATGCGGAGCCCAACTGACAGTCCTGGGTTGAACTGCTGCACCTGGCCTGGGAACCCGTGGCTGCAGATTTCCGACTGGGGCTCCACAATGTCCCCACACAGGTAAAGAaacctctttccctcttttctcaaTGACAGTCATAGTCGGGTGTTTCCTGGTGGCCTAGAGGCACTCTGCTTGGTGGTGGTGTCAGGGAGATTTTGGGGCTGGGTGTGCTATAATCTGGGGGCCACCAGCTGGAATTTCCCCTGCCCGCAGGCTCGCAGGCCTGGTTCCTTAACAGCGTGGTTTTGTCGTGTCTGGACCTGACTTCCTGGTTTAAAGAGGGCTGCCAGCCATGCCAGAAGAGCCACCTCACATGAATGTTCCCACAACCATGCCACCTGCAGCACACAGAGCCCTGCGACCGAGGCTGCTGCTCAAATCCTGCGGACGTCTGGTCAGAGAGACGGCTTATGTCTTCCAGAGGGAGGGGAAATGGCTCTGGGTGTGTCCCTTCACTGCTGTGCTCCTGGGAGACGAACTCTGCTAAGCCCCTGCCGGGCAGTGGTAGCTCTGAAGAAAGCAAGCGCTGGAACCCAGAGGCCCCGGTCAGTCCTCTGAGCGTTCTGAAGTCACCAAGGGTGGCAGCAGTGGCTGATGGAGTCTGGTGGCAGGTGTCGGGTGTCTCAGCTGCCCTCGTGTGCTATCCAGCCTCTCCCTAGTGTCCCTCTGTAGCACATAGTCCCTCCCGCCCTTCCCGCTCCTCAGCTGGGGCTTTGGAGCCTGCACTGTCCGAGTTGGGTGGAGGTGCAGGGTGCAGCGGG
Above is a genomic segment from Lemur catta isolate mLemCat1 chromosome 13, mLemCat1.pri, whole genome shotgun sequence containing:
- the RAB20 gene encoding ras-related protein Rab-20, which encodes MRKPDGKIVLLGDMNVGKTSLLQRYMERRFPDTVSTVGGAFYLKQWRSYNISIWDTAGREQFHGLGSMYCRGAAAVILTYDVNHPQSLVELEDRFLGLTETASKDCLFAIVGNKVDLTEEGAPESPEQEGCSPGKAGSGGAPPRVPKQVQPEDAVALYKKILKYKMLDEKDMPAAEQMCFETSAKTGYNVDLLFETLFDMVVPTILRQRAEGLSQTVDITSYKPPKRTRSGCCA